GAATTGATGGAGCGCCTGGAACTGGGAAAGGCCAGTTGCCGGATCGCGCTGCAGCGTCTGATCCAGGATGGCTTCGTCTCCTCCATGCCGCGTCACGGCTACCGGGTCACGCCGGTGACGATGAAGGACGTGGACGAGGTATTCTCACTGCGCCGTCATCTTGAGCCCCTCTCGGCGCGGCTCGCGGTGGGCCGGGTCAATCGCGGCCAGTTGGAGCGCCTTGAGCATGCCTGCCGGGTGCGGGTGCCGGTGGAGCCGGGTAACCAGCTTGATTTCTTCCTTGAGGCCAATCGCAGTTTCCACATGGCCATTGCCGTCGCCGGGGGCAACCAGCGTCTGTGCCGGACTCTCTCAGGCCTGCTTGACGAGATGACCCGCCTCGTAGCGCTCGGCTTCGGCGTGCAGGGCGTTCGACCCAACATCGAAAACGACCATACCCATCTGATCGAGCATTTGGTGGCGGGGGACGCCGATGCGGCCGAGCGCGTCGCGCGCCGGCATGTGGAGACCTTCTGGGAAATGACGATGGAGAAGGTCATTTCAAGCCTCAAAGATTCAGACGCTCTCGTCCCGGTCAGTCACGCAGAACAGATGAAGGGGGCGGGAATTGAGCGTCGTCAAGGTTGATCGGGTCAGCAAGAGTTTCATGCGCCGCGATGGCGTACAGCTGGAAGTTCTGCGGGATATCGAACTGGACGTACCTGAGCGCAGCATTGTTGCTTTGGTGGGCGCGTCGGGTTGCGGCAAGAGCACATTGTTGAACATCGTCGCCGGACTGCTTCAGCCCGACTGCGGGACAATCTACCTCAACAATATACGCTCCTGTGAATTCCACGATTGGCGCTCCATGACCTACATGTTCCAGGAAGACCGATTGTTTCCCTGGCGCACCGCTGCGCAGAATGTGGCCCTTGGCCTTGAGGCGGCCGGTGTGCCGCGCGCCGAGCGGCACCAGCGGGTTAGCAAGACGTTGGACCTCGTGGGGCTGTCA
The genomic region above belongs to Pseudorhodoplanes sinuspersici and contains:
- a CDS encoding GntR family transcriptional regulator — encoded protein: MSENARYLGIPATGRIVEVSNSTLKGNHAYDILRQEIVSCRLLPGARFTEAELMERLELGKASCRIALQRLIQDGFVSSMPRHGYRVTPVTMKDVDEVFSLRRHLEPLSARLAVGRVNRGQLERLEHACRVRVPVEPGNQLDFFLEANRSFHMAIAVAGGNQRLCRTLSGLLDEMTRLVALGFGVQGVRPNIENDHTHLIEHLVAGDADAAERVARRHVETFWEMTMEKVISSLKDSDALVPVSHAEQMKGAGIERRQG
- a CDS encoding ABC transporter ATP-binding protein yields the protein MSVVKVDRVSKSFMRRDGVQLEVLRDIELDVPERSIVALVGASGCGKSTLLNIVAGLLQPDCGTIYLNNIRSCEFHDWRSMTYMFQEDRLFPWRTAAQNVALGLEAAGVPRAERHQRVSKTLDLVGLSQFADVYPHELSGGMRSRVALGRSLVTEPSILLMDEPFSKLDPSIRAQMHDEVLRIAALKKMSIVFVTHDVEEAVVLASKVVVLLPRPGRVRENVLIDLPYPRNPVAPEVVEQVRRLRLKL